In one window of Erwinia tasmaniensis Et1/99 DNA:
- the emrA gene encoding multidrug efflux MFS transporter periplasmic adaptor subunit EmrA, with the protein MNASAAPQEPKKKKKRKSALIFLAVLFVIVGVVYLAYWLLVLRHYQETDDAYVAGNQAQVMAQVAGSVNKVWFDDTDYVKKGDVLVTLDHTDAGQAFEKAQTALATSVRQTHQLIINGKQYQATIELRKTALQQALADLHRREPLGASNLIGKEDLQHARDAVTTAKAQLDVAMQQYNANQAMILDTTLENQPAVKKSAAELRDAWLALQRTNVVSPIDGYVSRRSVQVGSQIGTTTPLLAVVPANNLWVNANFKETQLAGVRIGQPATVVSDIYGDDVVYHGKVIGLDMGTGSAFSLLPAQNATGNWIKVVQRLPVRIALDAQEVAKHPLRIGLSTQVKVDTRSGEGAVLATRVRSEPAYASDALTLDLTPANRLIADIIRANAS; encoded by the coding sequence ATGAATGCAAGCGCGGCGCCGCAGGAGCCGAAAAAGAAGAAAAAACGCAAAAGCGCGCTGATTTTTTTGGCCGTCCTGTTCGTCATCGTTGGCGTGGTGTATCTGGCTTACTGGTTACTGGTATTACGTCACTACCAGGAAACTGACGATGCTTATGTGGCCGGAAATCAGGCGCAGGTGATGGCTCAGGTCGCGGGTAGCGTCAATAAGGTGTGGTTTGATGATACGGACTACGTCAAAAAAGGAGATGTACTGGTCACCCTGGATCATACCGATGCCGGGCAGGCATTTGAGAAAGCGCAAACGGCGTTAGCCACCAGCGTGCGACAAACTCATCAGCTGATTATCAACGGCAAACAGTATCAGGCGACGATTGAACTGCGAAAAACGGCGTTGCAGCAGGCGCTGGCGGATTTACATCGCCGCGAGCCGCTGGGGGCATCGAATCTGATTGGTAAAGAAGATCTGCAGCACGCGCGCGATGCGGTGACCACCGCCAAAGCGCAGCTGGACGTGGCGATGCAGCAGTATAACGCCAATCAGGCGATGATCCTCGATACCACGCTGGAAAATCAGCCTGCGGTCAAGAAGAGTGCTGCTGAACTGCGTGATGCCTGGCTTGCCCTGCAACGTACCAACGTGGTCAGCCCGATCGATGGCTACGTTTCACGTCGCAGCGTGCAGGTGGGTTCGCAGATTGGCACCACGACCCCCCTGCTGGCCGTCGTGCCGGCGAACAATCTGTGGGTAAACGCTAACTTTAAGGAAACCCAGCTGGCTGGCGTTCGTATCGGCCAGCCCGCAACCGTGGTTAGCGATATTTACGGTGATGACGTGGTCTATCACGGCAAGGTAATTGGGCTGGATATGGGCACCGGAAGCGCGTTCTCACTGCTTCCTGCACAGAATGCCACCGGTAACTGGATCAAAGTGGTACAGCGCCTGCCGGTACGCATCGCGCTTGATGCGCAGGAGGTGGCGAAACATCCGCTGCGTATTGGCCTGTCGACGCAGGTAAAAGTGGATACCCGCAGCGGTGAAGGTGCCGTGCTGGCCACCCGCGTACGCAGCGAGCCGGCTTATGCCAGTGATGCCCTGACGCTGGATTTGACGCCTGCAAACCGGCTTATCGCCGATATTATTCGCGCTAATGCCAGCTAA
- the trxC gene encoding thioredoxin TrxC, whose product MNTVCSSCQATNRVPVERVADDAKCGRCGDNLFDGKVVNATAATLDKYLQGDLPVVIDFWAPWCGPCVNFAPVYEAVARERGRQIRFLKVNTEAEPALSARFRIRSIPTIMLFKQGEVADVLSGAMPKAPFEAWLDENL is encoded by the coding sequence ATGAATACAGTTTGCTCATCATGTCAGGCAACCAACCGGGTGCCGGTAGAACGCGTTGCGGACGATGCTAAATGCGGCCGCTGCGGCGATAACCTGTTTGACGGGAAGGTGGTCAATGCCACGGCCGCGACCCTGGATAAATATTTACAGGGCGACCTGCCGGTGGTGATCGACTTCTGGGCCCCCTGGTGCGGCCCCTGCGTCAACTTTGCCCCCGTTTATGAGGCGGTTGCCCGCGAGCGCGGTCGTCAAATACGCTTTTTAAAGGTGAATACCGAAGCTGAACCGGCGCTAAGCGCCCGCTTCCGCATTCGGAGTATTCCAACCATTATGCTGTTTAAACAGGGCGAAGTGGCCGATGTGCTGAGCGGAGCAATGCCAAAAGCCCCCTTTGAAGCCTGGCTTGATGAAAATCTGTAG
- a CDS encoding YfiM family lipoprotein, producing the protein MRIFLLVSLLSCSGCTHMAQDEWTGRDKAQHFLSSAFFAAAGNAYGDRQNGSRGHSAGFGVLFSISLGAAKELYDSRAGGTGWSWKDFSWDLAGAATGYALWNIDR; encoded by the coding sequence ATGCGCATTTTCCTGCTTGTCAGCCTGCTGTCGTGTAGCGGCTGCACTCATATGGCGCAAGACGAGTGGACCGGGCGTGACAAAGCCCAGCATTTCCTCTCTTCCGCTTTTTTTGCCGCAGCGGGGAATGCGTATGGCGACCGGCAAAACGGGAGCCGGGGCCACAGTGCAGGCTTCGGCGTTTTGTTTTCTATCAGCCTCGGGGCCGCTAAAGAGCTGTACGACAGCCGCGCGGGAGGAACGGGCTGGAGCTGGAAGGATTTTAGCTGGGATCTAGCCGGTGCTGCCACCGGCTACGCATTATGGAATATCGATCGGTAA
- a CDS encoding bifunctional acetate--CoA ligase family protein/GNAT family N-acetyltransferase, whose amino-acid sequence MSQRGLEALLRPKSIAVIGASIRSERAGYLMMRNLLAGGFSGPVLPVTRKYQAVCGVLTWPDIASLPLSPDLAVLCTHGRRNLELLRALGERGCKACIVLSAPRDQLPELKACASRWQIRLLGPNSLGLLAPWQGLNASFSPVPIRPGKLAFISQSSAVSNTILDWAQQRQQGFSWFIALGDSLDIDADDLLDFLARDGKTSAILLYLEQLSDARRFVSAARSASRNKPIVVIKSGRSPQAQRLLNTQGGMDAAWDAAIQRAGLLRVQDTHELFSAVETLSYMRPLRGERLMIVSNGAAPAALALDALYARNGRLATLNESLLVSLASVLPVGDVAGNPLDLKDDATPERYIQILSMLFDSHDLDALLIIHAPSAVAPASLTAQKVIELVKQHPRARQITLLTNWCGEFSSQQARLLFNKAGIPTYRTPEGTVGAFMHMVEYRRNQKQLRETPALPPDLTANTSDAHRIIQRALADGITCLDTHQVQPILQAYGLKTPPTWIASNSSQAVQIAAKIGYPVALKLRSPDIPHKSEVQGVMLFLRTADEVRQAANAMVDRAAAAWPQARIQGLLVQSMANRAGGHELRIVVEQDPLFGPIIMLGEGGSPWQDDRQAATALPPLNMALARYLVKQALVSGKIRGRSALHTLDPDGLIQLLVQVSNLIVDCPEIVRLEIHPLLASDTGFTPLDVTLQLAHFNGDAQSRLTIRPYPHELEEIVQLKNGQRTLFRPILPEDEPLLQQFISRVTKEDLYYRYFSEINEFTHDDLANMTQIDYDREMAIVAVRQHDDFSEIIGVTRAISDADNIDAEFSVLVRSDLKGLGLGRRLLEKMIAYTRQHGLHQLNGITMPGNQGMMSLARKLGFEMDIQLEEGIVSLTLPLQEQDAGTER is encoded by the coding sequence ATGAGCCAGCGCGGACTAGAAGCTCTGTTAAGACCGAAATCCATTGCGGTGATCGGTGCCTCTATCCGGTCAGAGCGCGCCGGGTATTTGATGATGCGTAATCTGCTGGCCGGTGGCTTCAGCGGCCCGGTGCTGCCGGTCACGCGCAAATATCAGGCGGTATGTGGCGTGCTGACCTGGCCTGATATCGCCAGCCTGCCCCTCTCACCGGACCTGGCGGTCCTTTGCACTCACGGGCGGCGTAATCTGGAATTATTACGCGCGCTGGGCGAACGCGGTTGCAAAGCCTGTATTGTGCTCTCTGCTCCGCGCGACCAGCTGCCCGAGCTGAAAGCCTGCGCCAGCCGCTGGCAAATCCGTCTGCTTGGCCCTAATAGCCTCGGCCTGCTGGCCCCCTGGCAAGGGCTGAACGCCAGCTTCTCACCGGTTCCCATCAGACCCGGTAAACTGGCCTTTATCTCGCAGTCGTCTGCGGTTTCCAACACCATTCTTGACTGGGCGCAGCAGCGCCAGCAGGGCTTCTCATGGTTTATCGCGCTGGGTGACAGTCTGGATATCGATGCCGATGACCTGCTGGACTTTCTCGCCCGTGACGGGAAGACCAGCGCCATCCTGCTTTATCTTGAACAGCTCAGCGATGCGCGGCGTTTTGTTTCGGCCGCCCGCAGCGCCTCACGTAATAAACCCATCGTGGTGATTAAAAGCGGAAGAAGCCCGCAGGCCCAGCGCCTGCTCAATACTCAGGGGGGAATGGATGCCGCCTGGGATGCCGCCATCCAACGCGCGGGGCTGCTGCGCGTACAGGATACCCATGAATTGTTCTCGGCGGTTGAAACGCTCAGTTATATGCGCCCGCTGCGCGGTGAGCGGCTGATGATCGTCAGCAACGGCGCGGCACCAGCAGCATTGGCACTGGACGCACTGTATGCCCGTAACGGCAGGCTCGCCACCCTGAATGAGTCTTTACTCGTCTCATTAGCCTCAGTGCTGCCCGTCGGCGATGTTGCGGGCAACCCGCTCGACCTGAAAGATGATGCAACGCCAGAGCGTTATATCCAGATACTGTCAATGCTATTCGATAGCCACGATCTTGATGCGCTGTTGATCATACATGCTCCCAGTGCGGTAGCGCCCGCTTCACTCACGGCGCAAAAGGTCATTGAGCTGGTAAAACAGCATCCGCGTGCCCGGCAGATAACCCTGCTGACCAACTGGTGCGGCGAATTCTCCTCACAGCAGGCCCGGCTGCTGTTTAATAAAGCGGGCATTCCCACTTATCGTACGCCAGAAGGAACGGTCGGCGCTTTTATGCATATGGTGGAGTATCGGCGTAATCAGAAGCAGCTGCGTGAAACGCCCGCCTTGCCGCCTGACCTCACCGCCAACACCAGCGATGCCCACCGGATAATCCAGCGCGCCCTGGCAGACGGCATAACGTGCCTGGATACTCACCAGGTGCAGCCGATTTTGCAGGCATATGGCTTGAAAACACCCCCGACCTGGATTGCCAGCAACAGTTCGCAGGCGGTGCAAATTGCCGCGAAAATCGGCTATCCGGTGGCGTTGAAGCTGCGTTCACCGGATATCCCACATAAATCGGAAGTCCAGGGCGTGATGCTGTTCCTGCGCACGGCCGATGAAGTGCGGCAGGCGGCAAATGCGATGGTCGATCGCGCCGCTGCTGCCTGGCCACAGGCACGTATACAGGGGCTGCTGGTACAAAGCATGGCAAACCGGGCCGGGGGGCATGAGCTGCGGATTGTGGTGGAGCAGGACCCGCTGTTTGGCCCAATTATTATGCTGGGTGAGGGCGGTTCCCCCTGGCAGGACGATCGTCAGGCCGCAACCGCCCTGCCGCCGCTCAATATGGCGCTGGCGCGCTATCTGGTTAAACAGGCCCTCGTCAGCGGTAAAATACGCGGGCGCAGCGCGCTGCATACGCTGGATCCAGACGGGCTTATCCAGCTGCTGGTGCAGGTATCAAACCTGATCGTGGACTGTCCGGAAATTGTTCGCTTAGAAATCCATCCGCTATTGGCCAGTGATACCGGGTTTACGCCGCTGGACGTCACGCTCCAGCTGGCGCATTTCAACGGCGATGCACAGTCCCGGCTGACAATACGCCCTTATCCACACGAGCTGGAAGAAATCGTTCAGCTTAAAAATGGCCAGCGCACGCTTTTCCGCCCAATTCTGCCGGAAGACGAGCCGCTGCTTCAGCAATTTATTTCACGGGTGACAAAAGAAGACCTTTATTATCGCTACTTTAGTGAGATAAATGAGTTCACTCATGACGATTTAGCCAACATGACGCAAATCGACTACGATCGCGAAATGGCCATCGTCGCGGTACGGCAGCATGACGATTTCAGCGAGATCATTGGGGTCACGCGCGCCATTTCCGACGCTGATAACATCGATGCGGAATTTTCTGTGCTGGTGCGCTCTGACCTGAAAGGGCTGGGGCTCGGGCGTCGTCTGCTGGAAAAAATGATTGCCTATACGCGCCAGCATGGCTTACATCAACTGAACGGCATTACCATGCCGGGCAATCAGGGCATGATGTCGCTGGCACGCAAGTTAGGATTTGAGATGGATATTCAGCTGGAGGAGGGCATCGTCAGCCTTACGCTGCCATTGCAGGAGCAGGATGCAGGTACGGAAAGGTAA
- the emrB gene encoding multidrug efflux MFS transporter permease subunit EmrB → MPRQPLSGTPLVLMTIALSLATFMQVLDSTIANVAIPTIAGNLGASNSQGTWVITSFGVANAISIPITGWLAKRIGEVKLFLWSTIAFVVASWLCGMSESLSMLIFFRVIQGIVAGPLIPLSQSLLLNNYPPAKRSVALSLWAMTVIVAPICGPILGGWISDNYHWGWIFFINVPIGVAVVILALQTLRNRETATVIRPIDTVGLVLLVVGIGCLQVMLDRGKELDWFSSTEIITLTAIAVVALAVLLVWELTDDHPIVDLSLFKSRNFTIGCLSISLAYMLYFGSIVLLPQLLQEVYGYTATWAGLASAPVGIIPVILSPIIGRFSHRLDMRRLVTFSFIMYAVCFYWRAYTFEPGMDFGASAWPQFIQGFAVACFFMPLTTITLSGLPPERLAAASSLSNFTRTLAGSIGTSITTTLWTNRESVHHSQLTESVTPYNVNSQEIYAKLEQAGLTHDQASAWIAQQITNQGLIISANEIFWASAGVFLILLVLVWFARPPFSAGGGGGGAH, encoded by the coding sequence ATGCCACGTCAGCCTCTTTCTGGCACGCCACTGGTCTTAATGACCATTGCGCTGTCACTGGCAACGTTTATGCAGGTTCTGGACTCTACCATTGCTAACGTGGCCATCCCGACCATCGCCGGAAACCTCGGTGCTTCAAACTCGCAGGGCACCTGGGTCATCACCTCGTTTGGCGTAGCCAACGCCATTTCCATTCCGATCACCGGCTGGCTGGCCAAGCGGATCGGCGAAGTGAAGCTGTTTCTGTGGTCGACCATCGCTTTTGTCGTGGCGTCCTGGTTGTGCGGCATGTCTGAAAGCCTTTCTATGCTGATCTTCTTTCGCGTCATCCAGGGGATCGTTGCAGGCCCTCTGATCCCACTGTCGCAAAGCCTGCTGCTCAATAATTATCCCCCGGCAAAACGCAGCGTTGCGCTTTCGCTGTGGGCGATGACGGTGATCGTTGCCCCCATTTGTGGCCCGATCCTCGGCGGCTGGATCAGTGATAACTATCACTGGGGCTGGATATTCTTTATCAACGTGCCTATCGGGGTCGCGGTGGTGATCCTTGCCTTACAGACGCTGCGCAACCGCGAAACGGCCACGGTGATCCGTCCTATTGATACCGTAGGACTGGTTCTGCTGGTTGTCGGCATCGGCTGTCTGCAGGTGATGCTCGATCGCGGGAAAGAGCTGGACTGGTTTAGCTCCACGGAGATTATTACGTTAACCGCTATCGCGGTGGTGGCCCTGGCGGTGCTGCTGGTGTGGGAGCTGACGGATGACCATCCGATCGTGGATTTATCACTATTCAAATCGCGCAACTTCACCATCGGCTGCCTGTCCATTAGCCTGGCGTATATGCTCTATTTTGGTTCTATCGTGCTGTTACCCCAGCTGCTGCAAGAGGTATACGGCTACACGGCAACCTGGGCTGGTCTGGCTTCGGCCCCGGTGGGGATTATCCCGGTGATCCTGTCGCCGATTATCGGCCGTTTTTCCCACAGGCTGGATATGCGGCGGCTGGTGACCTTTAGCTTCATTATGTATGCGGTGTGCTTCTACTGGCGCGCTTATACCTTTGAACCCGGTATGGATTTTGGTGCTTCGGCGTGGCCGCAGTTTATCCAGGGTTTTGCCGTGGCGTGCTTCTTTATGCCACTGACTACCATTACCCTGTCAGGATTACCGCCGGAGCGACTCGCCGCAGCGTCAAGCCTGTCTAACTTTACCCGCACGCTGGCGGGTTCCATCGGAACTTCGATTACCACCACCCTGTGGACCAATCGCGAGTCGGTCCACCATAGCCAGCTGACAGAATCGGTGACGCCTTACAATGTAAACAGTCAGGAGATATACGCGAAGCTGGAACAGGCAGGGTTGACTCACGATCAGGCATCGGCGTGGATTGCACAGCAAATCACCAATCAGGGGCTGATCATTTCAGCTAATGAAATTTTCTGGGCGTCTGCCGGAGTCTTTCTTATCCTGCTGGTGCTGGTGTGGTTTGCCCGGCCACCGTTTTCGGCAGGCGGGGGCGGCGGCGGCGCGCATTAA
- the pssA gene encoding CDP-diacylglycerol--serine O-phosphatidyltransferase — protein sequence MMLTKFKRNKHQQHLAQLPKIPQSAADFTTLFSPSDFRQTLLEKIASATRRICIVALYLENDEGGRAILSALYAAKQRRPELDIRVLVDWHRAQRGRIGAAAGVTNADWYCEMASQHPGAAIPVYGIPVNTREALGVLHLKGSVIDDSVLYTGASFNDVYLHQKDKYRYDRYQLIGNQVLADTLFDWIETNLIQAEAVHRLNRLERPTSPEIKNETRQFRQELRGFDYEFDGVASNEELSVTPLVGLGKRSLLNKTIYHLMPCAERKLTICTPYFNLPAILVRNIIWLLRRGKEVEIIVGDKTANDFYIPQDQPFKIISALPYLYEINLRRFLSRLQYYVDSGQLTVRLWKDGENSYHLKGLWVDEEWMMVTGNNLNPRAWRLDLENAVLIHDPLQQLAEQRDHELNLIREHTTRVQHFHDLESIADYPVKVRKLIRRLRRIRIDRLISRIL from the coding sequence GTGATGTTGACCAAATTTAAACGCAATAAACACCAACAGCACCTTGCCCAGCTGCCAAAAATTCCGCAGTCCGCGGCTGATTTCACCACGCTTTTCTCACCGTCTGATTTTCGTCAGACCCTGCTGGAAAAGATTGCCTCCGCCACCCGCCGTATTTGCATCGTCGCGCTCTATCTGGAAAACGATGAGGGGGGGCGCGCTATCCTCTCTGCGCTCTATGCCGCAAAACAACGCCGTCCGGAGCTGGATATTCGCGTACTGGTCGACTGGCATCGGGCTCAAAGAGGACGTATCGGTGCAGCGGCCGGCGTGACAAACGCCGACTGGTATTGTGAAATGGCCAGCCAGCACCCTGGTGCTGCTATTCCCGTTTATGGTATTCCGGTTAATACGCGTGAAGCGCTCGGTGTGCTGCATTTAAAAGGCTCGGTTATTGATGATAGCGTGCTGTATACCGGTGCCAGCTTCAATGATGTTTATCTGCATCAGAAAGACAAATATCGCTATGACCGCTATCAGCTGATCGGCAACCAGGTGCTCGCCGACACCCTGTTTGACTGGATAGAAACAAACTTGATTCAGGCTGAAGCGGTGCATCGCCTGAATCGTCTGGAGCGCCCTACCAGCCCGGAAATCAAAAATGAAACCCGCCAGTTTCGCCAAGAGCTGCGCGGCTTCGACTATGAATTCGATGGCGTAGCCAGCAATGAGGAGCTGTCCGTCACTCCGCTGGTCGGTTTGGGAAAACGCAGCCTGCTTAATAAGACCATCTATCATCTGATGCCCTGTGCCGAGCGCAAGCTGACGATCTGCACACCTTATTTCAACCTGCCGGCCATTCTGGTGCGCAACATTATCTGGCTGCTGCGGCGAGGCAAGGAGGTGGAGATCATCGTCGGAGACAAAACCGCTAACGATTTCTATATCCCTCAGGACCAGCCATTTAAGATCATCAGCGCATTGCCCTATCTGTATGAGATTAACCTGCGACGTTTTCTCAGTCGGTTGCAGTATTACGTCGACAGCGGGCAGTTAACCGTACGTCTGTGGAAGGATGGCGAGAATAGTTACCACCTGAAGGGGTTGTGGGTGGACGAGGAATGGATGATGGTGACCGGAAATAACCTGAATCCGCGCGCATGGCGTTTGGACCTGGAAAATGCCGTGCTGATCCACGATCCTCTGCAACAGCTGGCCGAACAGCGCGATCACGAACTCAACCTCATTCGTGAACACACGACCCGGGTGCAGCATTTCCACGATCTTGAAAGCATCGCCGACTATCCGGTAAAGGTGCGCAAATTGATTCGTCGGCTGCGACGTATCCGGATAGATCGCCTAATCAGCCGTATTCTCTGA
- a CDS encoding tRNA/rRNA methyltransferase — protein sequence MNDELKGKSSKVKVMYVRGDDENSKSGKNPRTGKGGYRQDGERRPARTTDSKPRGGRDRDEGRSDSPWRTVSRAPNAAAADDKPDHGGISGKSFINPEQLRRQRMEETRVYGEHACQALFQSRPESIVRAWFVQSVTPRFRDALKWMAANRKAYHTVDDAELQKASGTEHHGGVCFLIKKRVGMPVSEWLAQSGQKDCVLALEDIGNPHNLGGIMRSCAHFGAKGLLVDDASLLESGAAVRTAEGGAEHVQAISGESFAAGLDAFRKAGYTIVTTSSHQGIPLAKAELPAKMVLVLGQERDGLSDSTLEQGDLSVSISGTGNVESLNVSVATGVLLAEWWRQNA from the coding sequence ATGAACGACGAATTGAAAGGTAAGAGCAGTAAGGTCAAAGTGATGTATGTTCGCGGCGATGACGAAAACAGCAAAAGCGGAAAAAACCCGCGTACCGGTAAAGGTGGCTATCGTCAGGACGGTGAACGCCGTCCCGCGCGCACGACAGACAGCAAGCCACGTGGCGGGCGCGATCGCGACGAAGGGCGTTCTGACTCTCCGTGGCGTACCGTTTCCCGTGCGCCCAATGCCGCAGCGGCGGATGACAAACCCGATCACGGTGGCATCAGCGGGAAAAGCTTCATCAATCCCGAACAGCTGCGCCGCCAGCGTATGGAAGAGACGCGTGTTTACGGAGAACATGCCTGTCAGGCATTGTTCCAGAGCCGCCCGGAATCTATCGTACGCGCCTGGTTTGTGCAAAGCGTCACGCCACGCTTCCGCGATGCGTTAAAGTGGATGGCCGCCAACCGTAAGGCTTATCACACCGTTGATGACGCCGAGCTACAGAAGGCATCCGGCACTGAACACCATGGTGGTGTCTGCTTCCTGATTAAAAAGCGCGTCGGCATGCCGGTGAGCGAATGGCTGGCGCAGTCCGGTCAGAAAGATTGCGTGCTGGCGCTGGAAGATATCGGTAACCCGCACAATCTGGGTGGCATTATGCGCAGCTGTGCGCACTTTGGCGCTAAGGGTTTGCTGGTGGATGATGCTTCCCTGTTAGAGTCAGGGGCGGCGGTGCGTACCGCAGAAGGTGGAGCGGAACATGTGCAGGCCATCAGCGGTGAAAGTTTTGCCGCGGGATTGGATGCGTTCCGTAAAGCGGGCTATACCATCGTCACCACGTCCAGCCATCAGGGTATACCGCTGGCGAAGGCAGAACTGCCGGCCAAAATGGTGCTGGTGCTGGGCCAGGAGCGCGACGGTCTGTCTGACAGTACTTTAGAGCAGGGCGATCTCAGCGTTTCTATCAGCGGCACCGGCAACGTTGAAAGCCTTAACGTTTCGGTAGCGACCGGCGTGCTGTTGGCCGAATGGTGGCGTCAGAACGCGTAA
- a CDS encoding MFS transporter has translation MTDSVTTNNMQGQGSITTRQRIWAIVGASSGNLVEWFDFYVYSFCSLYFAHIFFPSGNPTTQLLQTAGVFAAGFLMRPIGGWIFGYIGDKHGRKASMLISVCMMCFGSLVIACLPGYDAIGVWAPALLLLARLFQGLSVGGEYGTSATYMSEVAVEGRKGFYASFQYVTLIGGQLLALLTVVILQQVLSDTELRDWGWRIPFALGALLAVVALYLRRSLNETSDVKTRAHKDAGSLKGLWKHRRAFLMVLGFTAGGSLSFYTFTTYMQKYLVNTAAMDHKTASVLMTAALFVFMLLQPFVGALSDKIGRRYSMLIFGALAAICTVPILTILQSVTSPLLAFALVMLALVITSFYTSISGILKAEMFPPEVRALGVGLSYAVANALFGGSAEYVALSLKAAGSETSFFWYVSGMGALAFLVSLMLHRRGQGLKL, from the coding sequence ATGACAGACTCAGTCACCACGAATAATATGCAGGGGCAAGGCTCGATCACCACCCGTCAGCGCATCTGGGCCATTGTCGGGGCTTCATCGGGTAATCTGGTAGAGTGGTTCGACTTCTATGTTTATTCATTCTGTTCGCTTTACTTCGCCCACATCTTCTTTCCAAGTGGTAATCCTACAACACAGCTATTGCAAACCGCTGGGGTATTTGCCGCAGGCTTTTTGATGAGGCCGATCGGAGGTTGGATTTTTGGCTACATCGGCGACAAACACGGGCGAAAAGCCTCTATGTTGATTTCGGTATGCATGATGTGCTTTGGTTCGCTGGTCATTGCCTGTCTTCCAGGTTACGACGCCATCGGCGTTTGGGCACCTGCATTGCTGCTGCTGGCCCGGCTGTTTCAAGGCCTGTCCGTTGGTGGTGAATATGGCACCAGCGCGACCTACATGAGTGAAGTTGCCGTAGAGGGGCGCAAAGGTTTTTATGCGTCTTTCCAGTACGTTACCCTTATTGGGGGGCAGTTACTGGCGTTGTTAACCGTGGTAATATTGCAACAGGTTCTGTCGGATACAGAGCTGCGTGACTGGGGTTGGCGCATCCCGTTTGCGCTGGGAGCTTTGCTTGCCGTCGTTGCGCTTTACCTGCGGCGCTCATTGAATGAAACGTCGGATGTTAAAACCCGTGCTCACAAAGATGCAGGATCGCTGAAAGGGCTGTGGAAACACCGGCGCGCTTTTCTTATGGTTCTGGGTTTTACCGCCGGGGGGTCTCTCAGTTTCTATACCTTTACCACCTATATGCAGAAGTACCTGGTCAATACCGCGGCGATGGACCATAAAACGGCCAGCGTGCTAATGACCGCGGCGCTATTTGTTTTTATGCTGCTTCAACCATTCGTCGGCGCCCTGTCGGATAAAATTGGCCGCCGCTATTCAATGTTGATCTTTGGTGCCCTGGCTGCGATTTGTACCGTGCCAATTCTGACGATCCTCCAGAGCGTGACCAGTCCGCTACTGGCCTTTGCGCTGGTAATGCTCGCATTGGTGATCACCAGTTTCTACACTTCGATCAGTGGGATCTTGAAAGCAGAGATGTTCCCACCCGAAGTCAGGGCGTTGGGAGTAGGATTATCCTATGCGGTTGCTAATGCGCTGTTTGGTGGTTCAGCAGAGTATGTTGCCCTGTCTCTGAAGGCTGCGGGCAGCGAAACCAGTTTCTTCTGGTATGTATCTGGGATGGGCGCGCTGGCGTTCTTAGTTTCGCTAATGTTGCATCGGCGTGGGCAGGGTTTAAAACTGTAA
- a CDS encoding tRNA-uridine aminocarboxypropyltransferase, translated as MTDNAVLRLRAGRLARATRPFLARGNRISRCQGCLLPQKNCLCATIMPQQARSRFCLVMFDSEPMKPSNTGRLIADILPDTLAFGWSRTEPDADLLQAVQNTHYQPMVVFPESYADPARPVLNAPPLDGKPPLFIMLDGTWTEARKMFRKSPWLDALPVMSLRLTRPSNYQLRTAHAAGQHCTAEVAAELLLQAGDSAAGEGLFSHFDRFRQRYLAGKPHHPSYQCTDRESTSAAN; from the coding sequence ATGACCGATAACGCTGTTTTGCGCCTGCGCGCCGGGCGACTCGCCCGAGCAACGCGCCCCTTCCTCGCCCGGGGCAATCGCATTAGCCGCTGCCAGGGCTGCCTGCTGCCGCAAAAAAACTGCCTGTGCGCCACTATCATGCCCCAACAGGCGCGCAGCCGTTTTTGCCTGGTGATGTTTGACAGCGAGCCGATGAAGCCGAGTAATACCGGGCGGCTGATTGCCGATATTCTGCCGGACACGCTGGCGTTTGGCTGGTCACGTACCGAGCCGGATGCAGATCTGCTTCAGGCCGTGCAAAATACCCATTATCAGCCGATGGTGGTTTTTCCTGAATCCTATGCCGACCCCGCACGCCCGGTGCTAAACGCTCCGCCGCTCGACGGCAAACCGCCGCTGTTTATTATGCTGGACGGCACCTGGACGGAAGCGCGCAAAATGTTCCGTAAAAGCCCGTGGCTGGATGCGCTGCCGGTGATGTCGCTCAGGCTGACGCGGCCTTCTAACTATCAGCTGCGCACGGCTCATGCCGCTGGCCAACACTGCACGGCCGAAGTCGCGGCTGAACTGCTGTTGCAGGCGGGCGATAGCGCGGCAGGAGAAGGGCTGTTCAGCCATTTCGATCGTTTTCGCCAGCGGTATCTGGCTGGTAAACCCCATCATCCGTCTTATCAATGCACGGATCGTGAATCGACGTCCGCTGCCAATTAG